In Schaalia sp. JY-X169, the following are encoded in one genomic region:
- a CDS encoding DUF1801 domain-containing protein, which yields MRPTDTPLEDVLNRSTGPRRAEVQDLLDLFREVSGEEPVVWAGRIIGFGEYLYTYPSGHSGVAPRFAFAPGPSNHTVYLAQDFETRWPDLAMRLGKHRSSKVCLYLTRLSSVDMDALRQLIVLSDPAPQ from the coding sequence ATGCGACCCACAGACACTCCCCTTGAGGATGTGCTCAACCGCTCCACCGGTCCACGACGCGCCGAGGTCCAGGATCTGCTTGATCTGTTCCGCGAGGTGAGCGGTGAGGAACCTGTGGTTTGGGCGGGCCGAATCATCGGTTTTGGCGAGTACCTGTACACCTACCCCAGTGGTCACTCGGGAGTTGCACCCCGATTTGCCTTTGCTCCGGGACCGTCTAACCACACCGTGTACTTGGCGCAGGACTTCGAGACACGATGGCCTGATCTAGCTATGAGGCTTGGCAAACACCGGTCCAGCAAGGTTTGCCTGTATCTGACCCGGTTGTCGTCTGTAGACATGGATGCACTAAGGCAACTGATCGTGCTCTCGGATCCCGCCCCTCAGTAG
- a CDS encoding ANTAR domain-containing response regulator: MSKTDSAAKRVLVAEDETLIRLDIVETLTAAGYDVVGEAADGQEAIDLAVELEPDVCVLDVKMPKVEGITAAEEILKEIPTAIVMLTAFSQKELVQRAAEVGAMAYVTKPFGPSDLIPAVEIALSRKAQIDALEADVADLTERFETRKRVDRAKGLLIDRMDMTEPEAFRWIQKTSMDRRLSMREVADAVIDQVAGD; encoded by the coding sequence ATGAGCAAAACTGATTCCGCTGCAAAGCGCGTTCTTGTCGCAGAAGATGAGACGCTGATTCGCCTTGACATTGTTGAGACGCTGACCGCAGCAGGTTATGACGTCGTAGGTGAGGCGGCTGATGGTCAAGAGGCGATCGACCTTGCTGTGGAGCTGGAGCCTGACGTCTGCGTCCTCGACGTGAAAATGCCCAAGGTAGAGGGCATAACGGCTGCCGAGGAAATCCTCAAGGAGATTCCCACCGCCATCGTCATGCTGACGGCATTCTCCCAGAAGGAACTGGTGCAACGTGCAGCCGAGGTCGGTGCGATGGCCTACGTTACGAAGCCTTTTGGCCCCTCGGACTTGATTCCTGCCGTGGAGATCGCGCTGTCCCGCAAGGCGCAGATCGACGCGCTTGAGGCCGATGTCGCTGACCTGACCGAACGGTTTGAGACTCGCAAGCGTGTTGATCGCGCCAAGGGCCTGCTGATTGACCGGATGGATATGACGGAGCCAGAGGCATTCCGCTGGATTCAGAAGACCTCAATGGACCGTCGCCTGTCGATGCGTGAGGTGGCGGACGCGGTCATAGATCAGGTGGCCGGCGACTAG
- a CDS encoding PaaI family thioesterase: MAEEDNGPDRAEHAEAMQTSALPPEEEPRSVANALAQKLGIAAVWVSPEKAVFTMPVRGNTQVVGFLHGGATAALCENAASAAANARAWKQGKVAVGTDISVSHLRPTSEGNVTATAEATLLGRRRAVYKVAVHDERGRLIATALVSNMIVEATF; encoded by the coding sequence ATGGCTGAAGAAGACAATGGGCCCGATAGAGCCGAACACGCCGAAGCAATGCAGACGTCCGCGTTGCCACCCGAAGAGGAACCACGCTCGGTGGCTAACGCCCTCGCACAAAAGCTGGGGATTGCCGCGGTGTGGGTGTCTCCTGAGAAGGCGGTTTTCACCATGCCGGTTCGCGGCAACACCCAGGTTGTCGGCTTCCTCCACGGTGGTGCGACAGCAGCGCTCTGTGAAAATGCGGCCTCAGCAGCCGCAAATGCCCGCGCGTGGAAACAGGGGAAAGTTGCGGTCGGAACCGACATCTCTGTAAGCCACCTCCGGCCGACCTCCGAAGGAAACGTCACCGCCACCGCGGAAGCTACCCTGCTGGGTCGTCGGCGCGCAGTTTACAAAGTGGCCGTTCATGATGAACGAGGACGGTTGATCGCAACCGCCCTCGTTTCCAACATGATTGTTGAAGCTACTTTCTGA